A single uncultured Methanolobus sp. DNA region contains:
- a CDS encoding helix-turn-helix domain-containing protein, which produces MLEKKLTRLGLNKYEVEAYLYVLKYGISEAGIVHKETDIPYGKIYETMNSLVTRGLLEVQNSRPKKYMAKKPALALNGLYAEKKKEIDEELENTRKLIIDIGEDIDNIKIKEPIEKSFWKTAMGTEIPEMIKSNFEEAENEMCMLLYLPKTPVSDFHSYSDEVNELEITQQEMMKAFERGVKLRLISTKEMAMMHTGDEVPQETDIANNIEFRYQEEPFSAYFTIIDNDKIVFSIIDPVEQNNIIAMTKVWDQRLASKLQGKFEEMWESAKKLH; this is translated from the coding sequence ATGCTGGAGAAGAAATTAACAAGGTTAGGATTGAACAAGTACGAGGTTGAAGCGTATCTTTACGTACTCAAATACGGGATATCAGAAGCCGGTATTGTTCATAAAGAAACGGACATACCCTATGGAAAAATATACGAAACCATGAATTCCCTTGTAACAAGGGGTTTGCTTGAGGTCCAGAACAGCCGCCCCAAAAAATACATGGCTAAAAAACCTGCACTTGCTTTGAATGGACTTTATGCTGAAAAGAAGAAAGAGATAGATGAGGAACTGGAAAACACCAGGAAACTTATCATCGATATCGGGGAAGACATTGACAACATCAAAATCAAAGAACCGATTGAAAAATCATTCTGGAAAACAGCAATGGGAACCGAGATTCCTGAAATGATTAAGTCTAACTTTGAAGAAGCGGAAAATGAGATGTGTATGTTACTCTATTTGCCAAAGACACCGGTTTCTGATTTTCATTCATATTCAGATGAAGTAAATGAGTTAGAAATAACCCAGCAGGAAATGATGAAAGCCTTTGAACGCGGGGTTAAATTGAGACTGATTTCCACAAAAGAAATGGCAATGATGCACACAGGGGATGAAGTCCCTCAAGAGACAGACATTGCCAATAACATTGAGTTCAGATATCAGGAGGAACCTTTCTCTGCGTATTTTACAATAATAGATAACGATAAAATCGTATTCAGTATAATTGATCCAGTTGAACAGAACAATATTATTGCCATGACGAAGGTATGGGACCAGAGGCTTGCAAGTAAATTACAGGGCAAGTTCGAGGAAATGTGGGAATCAGCTAAAAAGCTGCATTGA
- the dinB gene encoding DNA polymerase IV: MERVIIHVDMDYFYAAIEEREDPTLKGKAVVVCMYSNRGESGGAVSTSNYIARDAGIRSAMPCKLAKSKKPDAVFLPVRKAFYEEVSANVMEILISNADSEEAFEKISIDEAFLEITESCNGNYDIAKEIGLRIKEEVKSQERITCSVGIGPNKLIAKMASSFRKPDGITVIRPEETEDFLRPMPVKKLWGIGKVTEDKLSEMGITTVEELAAFDVMELISVFGKNKGMWLKNAASGQDDSPVKERTASDQIGRMASLKNDSRNENMIFSLLDELMDDVSGKVKKRKVSFRSVTVTVIFSNFKTSTKSKTFNHAVSDREILVENAVELMKQFLEESTINFRRIGVRVGNLQESTGQKSLFDF; the protein is encoded by the coding sequence ATGGAACGTGTGATAATTCATGTGGACATGGACTACTTCTATGCTGCAATAGAGGAACGTGAAGACCCGACACTCAAAGGAAAAGCTGTTGTTGTCTGCATGTATTCCAATCGCGGTGAATCAGGCGGAGCTGTGAGCACTTCCAATTACATTGCAAGGGATGCAGGAATACGTTCTGCAATGCCATGCAAGCTTGCTAAGTCCAAAAAGCCTGATGCTGTTTTTCTTCCGGTTCGCAAAGCGTTCTATGAAGAGGTTTCTGCAAATGTGATGGAGATCCTCATATCTAATGCAGATAGTGAGGAAGCCTTTGAGAAAATTAGTATTGACGAGGCTTTTCTTGAGATAACCGAATCCTGCAATGGTAATTACGATATTGCAAAGGAAATCGGTCTCAGAATTAAAGAAGAAGTGAAATCACAGGAAAGAATAACCTGCTCAGTTGGCATCGGTCCTAACAAACTCATTGCCAAAATGGCATCATCTTTCCGCAAACCGGATGGAATAACCGTTATAAGACCGGAAGAAACTGAGGATTTTCTTAGACCGATGCCGGTTAAGAAACTATGGGGAATCGGCAAGGTAACTGAGGATAAGCTATCTGAAATGGGGATCACAACTGTTGAAGAACTGGCTGCCTTTGATGTTATGGAACTAATTTCTGTTTTTGGGAAGAACAAAGGTATGTGGCTTAAAAATGCTGCATCGGGTCAGGATGACAGTCCTGTGAAGGAAAGAACTGCAAGCGACCAGATAGGCAGGATGGCATCACTTAAAAATGACAGCAGGAATGAGAATATGATATTCTCATTGCTGGATGAGCTTATGGACGATGTTAGCGGCAAGGTCAAAAAAAGGAAAGTGTCATTCCGTTCTGTAACGGTAACCGTTATATTCTCAAATTTCAAAACTTCAACAAAAAGTAAGACATTCAACCACGCTGTAAGTGACAGGGAGATACTTGTTGAGAATGCTGTGGAACTGATGAAACAGTTCCTTGAAGAAAGTACTATTAACTTCAGGCGTATCGGAGTGAGAGTTGGCAACCTGCAGGAAAGTACGGGACAAAAGAGCCTTTTTGATTTCTGA
- a CDS encoding aldo/keto reductase — protein MLYRKNPKNGDELSILGFGAMRLPLKEDMTIDEPRATKQVRYAIDNGVNYVDTAWPYHMGESEPFLGRALVDGYREKVKLATKLPQWMVKKPEDMDKFFNAQLERLNTDHIDYYLIHGLNGKSWNQMKELGVTEFLDTAKADGRIINAGFSFHGNGKDFAPIVDGYDWNFCQIQYNYMDERNQAGTEGLEYAASKELGIIIMEPLRGGNLACPVPPEVEELWNKADVKRSPAEWALRWIWNHPEVTVVLSGMNEESHIEENLRIADEGEPKSLTESELQLVEKVERKYREIVKAGCTGCRYCMPCPAAVDIPTCLDVYNNLHMFKKEMESKMMYTMRLAGIVSADEPHFASQCIKCGECLERCPQHLPIPDLLEEVVKDLEGDDMGVRIEMVKEMFFRT, from the coding sequence ATGTTATACAGGAAAAATCCAAAGAACGGGGACGAGCTTTCCATATTAGGTTTTGGTGCCATGCGTCTGCCTTTGAAGGAGGATATGACAATAGATGAACCAAGAGCTACGAAACAGGTGCGCTATGCTATTGACAATGGTGTGAATTATGTGGACACAGCCTGGCCATATCACATGGGAGAAAGTGAGCCTTTCCTTGGTCGTGCACTTGTGGACGGATACAGGGAAAAGGTAAAGCTTGCCACAAAATTACCTCAGTGGATGGTTAAAAAGCCAGAGGATATGGATAAGTTTTTCAACGCACAGCTTGAGAGACTGAATACGGATCATATCGATTACTATCTCATACACGGTCTGAACGGTAAAAGCTGGAACCAGATGAAAGAGCTTGGTGTAACTGAGTTCCTTGACACTGCAAAAGCTGATGGTCGTATCATCAATGCAGGCTTTTCTTTCCACGGCAACGGTAAGGATTTTGCACCTATAGTTGATGGTTATGACTGGAATTTCTGTCAGATCCAGTACAACTACATGGATGAACGTAACCAGGCCGGCACCGAGGGACTGGAATATGCAGCTTCAAAAGAGTTGGGAATCATAATTATGGAGCCGCTTCGTGGTGGCAATCTTGCATGTCCGGTGCCACCAGAAGTTGAAGAATTATGGAACAAGGCAGATGTGAAACGCAGTCCAGCTGAGTGGGCACTTCGCTGGATATGGAACCATCCGGAGGTTACAGTTGTGCTTTCCGGCATGAATGAGGAATCACATATTGAAGAGAACCTCAGGATAGCAGATGAGGGAGAGCCGAAATCTCTTACTGAAAGTGAACTGCAGCTTGTGGAAAAGGTTGAACGAAAATACCGTGAGATTGTGAAAGCAGGCTGTACAGGATGCAGGTATTGCATGCCTTGTCCGGCAGCAGTTGATATTCCGACCTGTCTGGATGTCTACAACAACCTGCATATGTTCAAAAAAGAAATGGAATCAAAGATGATGTATACCATGAGACTTGCAGGTATAGTAAGTGCTGATGAACCGCACTTCGCTTCCCAGTGCATAAAATGTGGTGAGTGTCTGGAGAGATGTCCGCAGCATCTGCCAATACCTGATCTTCTGGAAGAAGTGGTTAAAGACCTTGAAGGGGATGACATGGGAGTAAGGATCGAGATGGTAAAAGAGATGTTTTTTAGGACTTGA
- a CDS encoding Vms1/Ankzf1 family peptidyl-tRNA hydrolase has translation MQSSGGQKEVIREELLPVTDIDIRELAEIYDEKPVYLSIYLPESGRENEHLNRIFIDSRVSAIKKALTPELRSEFEKTFEMVESSVFDEPISGEKGRIIFANSKESFLHVYRLAVEPEQSFVLDTSPYLLPLAKLRDDYEDYGVLLVDSQEAKFTCIRSDIAEEKKHLSTDLMNKHKKGGWSQARFNHLRKGAIKSFLSEVAENVQDTCGKLQTKGLIIAGPGEAKQQLMEMLSQEIQHKVLGVIDVPIDISRDELVEAGDNVLQESEHSESRHVAEELKSALLKGGLAVHGVDEVKSALEQARVNTLIILKDSSVPGWLCERCQNLQANANAPKECDRCGGPTSVVNVIEELYEIAQRTDAKVEFVEKEEFLESNDIVGALLRY, from the coding sequence ATGCAATCATCCGGAGGCCAAAAAGAGGTAATTAGGGAAGAACTGCTTCCTGTAACGGATATTGATATCAGGGAACTGGCAGAGATATATGATGAAAAGCCTGTCTACCTTTCTATTTACCTGCCTGAATCAGGAAGAGAAAATGAGCACCTCAACCGCATCTTTATAGATTCAAGAGTAAGTGCAATCAAAAAAGCTCTGACTCCTGAACTTCGTTCTGAATTTGAAAAGACCTTTGAAATGGTAGAATCCTCAGTTTTTGACGAGCCAATTTCAGGTGAAAAAGGAAGGATCATTTTTGCAAACTCAAAAGAATCCTTCCTGCATGTTTACAGGCTTGCAGTGGAACCGGAACAGTCTTTTGTTCTTGACACATCACCGTATCTGCTTCCACTTGCAAAATTGAGAGATGACTACGAGGATTATGGTGTACTTCTGGTGGATTCCCAGGAAGCAAAGTTCACGTGCATTCGTTCTGATATCGCAGAAGAAAAGAAACATCTTTCAACCGATCTGATGAATAAGCACAAAAAAGGAGGATGGAGCCAGGCCCGTTTTAACCACCTGAGAAAAGGAGCCATCAAATCCTTCCTTTCTGAAGTTGCCGAAAATGTTCAGGATACCTGTGGTAAATTACAGACAAAAGGTCTGATAATTGCAGGACCAGGGGAAGCAAAACAGCAGCTTATGGAAATGCTGTCACAGGAAATTCAGCATAAGGTTCTGGGTGTTATTGATGTTCCTATCGATATTTCAAGGGATGAACTGGTTGAAGCCGGAGATAACGTACTTCAGGAAAGTGAGCATTCAGAATCCAGGCATGTTGCTGAAGAACTAAAAAGTGCTCTGTTAAAAGGTGGTCTTGCTGTACATGGGGTCGATGAAGTAAAGTCTGCACTTGAACAGGCAAGGGTCAACACCCTGATAATACTGAAAGATTCCTCAGTTCCGGGCTGGCTTTGTGAGAGATGCCAGAACCTGCAGGCAAATGCCAATGCTCCAAAAGAGTGTGACAGGTGCGGAGGTCCGACATCGGTTGTGAATGTGATTGAGGAACTCTATGAAATAGCACAGCGCACTGATGCAAAAGTCGAGTTTGTGGAAAAAGAGGAATTCCTTGAGTCTAATGATATTGTGGGTGCACTGCTGAGATATTGA
- a CDS encoding class I SAM-dependent methyltransferase, which yields MPSEQVSENKTPHLPEDYDSKISTVLPYYKSLHNETINLVRSLPEIPKIWMDTGCGTGTFISKAIEHFPDTKFLMLDPSEGMLKQTREKLSSCPCDRVEILEASATQDFTQKLSEQPDIITAIQCHHYLDMDNRKKAVGKCYELLKGGGFFITFENILPLTEEGICVGKGYWRDFQRVHGRTEDEIKVHLERFGTEYFPITVEEHLKLLRETGFRTVELFWFSYMQAGFYCIK from the coding sequence ATGCCTTCTGAGCAAGTTTCTGAAAATAAAACTCCTCACCTTCCTGAGGATTATGATTCTAAGATATCCACTGTTCTTCCCTACTACAAGTCTTTACACAATGAAACGATCAATCTTGTCAGATCACTACCAGAAATCCCAAAGATCTGGATGGATACCGGATGCGGAACAGGGACATTCATTTCAAAGGCTATTGAACATTTTCCTGATACAAAGTTCCTCATGCTTGACCCTTCAGAGGGAATGCTAAAGCAGACAAGAGAAAAACTCTCATCATGTCCATGTGACAGAGTGGAAATTCTTGAAGCTTCTGCAACACAGGACTTTACTCAGAAGCTCAGCGAGCAGCCTGATATCATTACTGCAATCCAGTGTCATCACTATCTTGATATGGATAACAGAAAAAAAGCGGTAGGAAAATGTTATGAACTGCTCAAAGGAGGCGGGTTCTTCATCACTTTTGAGAACATCCTTCCACTTACAGAAGAAGGCATCTGTGTTGGAAAAGGATACTGGAGAGATTTCCAGAGAGTTCACGGAAGAACTGAGGATGAGATAAAAGTTCACCTTGAACGTTTTGGAACTGAATATTTCCCAATCACAGTTGAGGAACACCTCAAACTGTTGAGGGAAACAGGTTTCAGGACCGTGGAACTCTTCTGGTTCTCTTACATGCAGGCAGGTTTCTACTGCATTAAATAG
- a CDS encoding GNAT family N-acetyltransferase, producing MMNIRPFREEDNDALLNIEKLCPQGNEECAIIIDKGPDITARYELYDNWEIRVAEKNAAAVGWIGWTIKQGMDEPYVYIAEVMVHPDLKDQGIEVELIREAEKVAAKAKASYIYCYAYEPNEEFIDLFEKLGYMREKRIQAVSISAYKKEKMESGYEIERINADDIHDTIKLINSYYHGNAQFYPFTIESFRDYTERILGYGLENFIVAKWKGHIVACAGFWDSSVLMEITYTKEPMIWKLMANAYGILRHFTRVPDIPTEGEVCKMHSIVDFAFEQEHSPAMEEIIDYCNNLMFETNCKFFGAYTDPDDPVIGVLKKFKPMHENLYIYAKPISGKVPDFSRVYVDCRDTIL from the coding sequence ATGATGAACATAAGACCTTTTAGGGAAGAGGACAACGATGCTCTGTTGAATATTGAAAAGTTGTGTCCTCAGGGAAATGAAGAATGTGCAATTATAATTGACAAGGGACCGGATATAACAGCTAGATACGAACTTTATGACAACTGGGAGATCCGTGTTGCAGAAAAGAATGCCGCCGCTGTGGGATGGATAGGCTGGACAATAAAACAAGGAATGGATGAACCATACGTTTACATTGCTGAGGTTATGGTTCATCCTGACCTCAAAGATCAGGGAATTGAAGTCGAACTTATAAGAGAAGCAGAAAAAGTTGCGGCTAAGGCAAAAGCTTCTTACATCTATTGTTATGCTTATGAACCAAACGAGGAGTTCATCGACCTTTTTGAAAAGCTTGGCTACATGAGAGAAAAGAGGATTCAGGCTGTTTCAATTTCAGCTTATAAAAAAGAGAAGATGGAAAGCGGATATGAGATTGAAAGAATAAACGCCGATGACATCCATGATACTATCAAACTGATAAATAGCTACTACCATGGAAACGCCCAATTCTATCCGTTTACCATAGAGAGCTTCAGGGACTATACTGAAAGAATACTTGGATACGGTCTTGAGAATTTTATCGTGGCAAAATGGAAAGGACATATTGTTGCATGTGCAGGTTTCTGGGACTCCTCGGTTCTTATGGAAATTACCTACACAAAAGAACCGATGATATGGAAACTCATGGCAAACGCCTACGGAATACTCAGACACTTCACAAGAGTGCCGGATATTCCAACAGAAGGTGAGGTCTGCAAAATGCATTCGATCGTTGATTTTGCATTTGAGCAGGAACACAGCCCTGCAATGGAAGAGATAATCGACTATTGCAACAACCTGATGTTTGAGACTAACTGCAAGTTCTTCGGAGCCTACACTGACCCTGATGATCCGGTTATTGGAGTGCTGAAGAAGTTCAAACCAATGCACGAGAACCTGTACATCTACGCAAAACCAATTTCTGGAAAAGTACCTGATTTCAGTCGTGTTTATGTTGATTGCAGGGATACGATACTTTAA
- a CDS encoding right-handed parallel beta-helix repeat-containing protein — MSGIGTVSAQEIMVGSGLGNTTITAALANASDGDIITVTDGTYTENVDVSINNISIRSQNGRVYTTIQASSSSDYVFDIDADNVTVSGFNITGATDVAYTGIHFNSGASNCTISNNTVTGNYRGIFLSHSDYITLSNNIVLSNYEEGIYFTYADHCLLSNNDIYSNGDDGIFLDYSDYCTLTGNNASHNSDDGIDLEDSNNNTVTNNVFDFNEDYGLECDDSYYNTFEYNTFSNNEYVGILIAQSDYFILTNNTVNGNDEYGILIGESDYCILTNNTASYNTEYAGIYLFISDYCTLSGNIVLDNSDDGIYLDDSDYCSLTDNDISSNGNDGIFLGYSDYCTLTGNNASHNSDDGIDLEDSNNNIVTNNTFDNNYNDGFDCDDSDHNTFADNTFNSNDEDGIDIEDCYNNTLANNTLSYNEFGIWIENSDACTLTDNIMSSNDYNFGLLGSSLEYYFNDIDTSNLVDSKPIYYWLNRSDEVVPADAGNVYAINCSNVSVMDAEITNEYYGVIFAYTNNSTIENVTISECYDSGIYIYESNNNSVIGNTVTNTYDGIEFEDSYYGIITNNIANSNEDDGIELDSADYCTVTNNTINENDEYGIYLYDSDNNTLTSNIAETNDYGFYFTSSNNCTFADNQADNNTYALYLSSSENNSITPLILGDDLAELEFISNDSTTTISRTETNANSFTGKTNVNGYIEISSVLSSMNMSLFYSDSGMTSSNEATLALYKLNGTEWEEVNAMVDTTANTVTVNLTEFGTFALFKNSESTATTTTTSSSSGTRASVSQGQEPSIVGVSASAVKRITGDSEVNYDFSDSGTPVLGISFDATKDKGLVVAKVQVLSSNPDGVPSPSGKSYQMLSIDVGSEGTISSDSADNLKIHFKVSREWIEDNDIDISTIRMTRYHGDQWNDLPTYQEREEEGYIYFYAETPGFSIFEVVGDEIKEVPEQTPVSAPAVEDETEPAEDETPDTPGFTGFISLVFVSFAVYFHRRSE, encoded by the coding sequence ATGTCAGGCATAGGGACAGTTTCAGCACAGGAGATAATGGTAGGTTCTGGTCTTGGTAACACTACTATTACTGCTGCACTTGCAAATGCAAGTGATGGTGACATCATTACTGTTACTGATGGCACTTACACTGAGAATGTAGATGTATCAATAAACAATATCTCAATTCGTTCTCAGAATGGCCGGGTCTATACAACGATCCAGGCTAGTTCTTCAAGTGATTATGTATTTGATATCGATGCCGACAATGTCACTGTAAGCGGATTTAATATAACAGGAGCAACTGATGTTGCTTATACAGGAATTCACTTCAATTCAGGTGCATCAAATTGTACTATCTCAAATAATACAGTAACTGGAAATTACAGGGGAATTTTCCTCTCTCATTCAGACTACATTACTTTAAGCAACAATATTGTTCTCAGTAATTATGAGGAAGGTATTTACTTTACGTACGCAGATCACTGCTTACTGTCTAACAATGATATTTATTCTAATGGTGACGATGGTATTTTCCTTGACTATTCAGACTATTGTACTCTGACGGGTAATAATGCCAGCCACAATTCTGATGACGGTATTGATCTTGAAGACTCGAATAACAATACAGTTACGAACAACGTCTTCGATTTTAATGAGGATTACGGTCTTGAATGTGATGATTCATACTATAATACATTTGAATATAATACCTTCAGCAATAATGAATATGTAGGTATTTTAATTGCGCAATCAGATTACTTCATCCTAACAAACAATACTGTCAATGGAAATGATGAATACGGTATTCTCATTGGGGAATCAGATTACTGCATCCTAACAAACAATACTGCCAGTTATAATACGGAATATGCAGGTATCTATCTTTTTATATCAGATTATTGTACTCTGAGCGGCAATATTGTTCTCGATAATTCTGATGACGGTATTTATCTTGATGACTCAGATTACTGTTCACTGACTGACAATGATATTTCTTCTAATGGTAACGATGGTATTTTCCTTGGCTATTCAGACTATTGTACTCTAACGGGTAATAATGCCAGCCACAATTCTGATGACGGCATTGATCTTGAAGACTCGAACAACAATATAGTTACGAATAATACATTCGATAATAACTATAATGATGGATTTGACTGTGATGATTCAGATCACAACACATTTGCAGACAATACTTTCAACAGTAACGATGAAGATGGTATTGACATAGAAGATTGTTATAATAACACTCTGGCAAACAACACTTTGAGCTACAATGAATTTGGTATCTGGATTGAAAATTCCGATGCTTGTACGTTGACAGACAACATAATGTCTTCAAACGACTACAATTTTGGACTGTTGGGTAGTTCTCTTGAGTATTATTTCAATGATATAGACACCAGCAACCTTGTTGACAGCAAACCTATCTACTATTGGCTGAATCGCTCAGACGAAGTTGTTCCTGCAGATGCCGGTAATGTATATGCTATCAATTGCAGCAATGTATCAGTGATGGATGCTGAGATTACAAATGAATACTATGGAGTAATTTTTGCGTATACAAATAATTCCACAATAGAGAATGTCACAATATCTGAATGTTATGACAGTGGTATTTATATTTATGAATCGAACAACAATTCAGTTATAGGTAATACTGTCACAAATACTTATGATGGTATAGAATTCGAAGATTCATACTATGGTATAATTACAAATAACATTGCTAACTCCAACGAGGATGATGGTATTGAACTTGATAGTGCGGATTACTGCACAGTGACAAACAATACTATCAATGAAAATGATGAATATGGCATATATCTTTATGATTCTGACAATAATACGCTAACAAGTAATATTGCTGAAACCAATGACTATGGTTTCTACTTTACCAGTTCTAACAATTGTACTTTTGCAGACAATCAGGCAGACAATAATACATATGCTCTCTACCTGAGTTCATCTGAAAATAATTCAATTACTCCTCTTATACTGGGTGATGATCTAGCTGAGCTTGAGTTCATATCCAACGATTCAACTACTACAATATCAAGGACGGAAACAAATGCCAATTCATTCACCGGTAAGACCAATGTAAATGGTTACATTGAAATCAGTTCCGTACTGAGCAGCATGAATATGAGTCTCTTCTATTCCGATAGCGGAATGACCTCATCAAATGAAGCAACTCTGGCTCTGTACAAACTCAACGGAACAGAATGGGAAGAAGTGAATGCAATGGTTGATACAACTGCTAATACTGTAACTGTCAACCTTACGGAATTCGGTACATTTGCCCTGTTCAAGAATTCGGAATCGACAGCTACCACTACTACAACCAGCAGCAGCTCAGGAACTCGTGCGTCGGTCAGTCAGGGACAGGAGCCTTCAATAGTAGGTGTATCCGCATCTGCTGTAAAGCGTATAACCGGTGACTCTGAAGTTAATTATGACTTCTCAGACAGTGGTACTCCTGTACTTGGTATCAGTTTTGATGCAACTAAGGATAAAGGTCTTGTAGTTGCCAAGGTTCAGGTGCTCTCAAGCAACCCCGATGGTGTGCCTTCCCCATCTGGCAAGTCTTACCAGATGCTTAGTATTGATGTTGGAAGTGAGGGAACAATCTCTTCGGATTCTGCTGATAATCTAAAGATACATTTCAAGGTCAGCAGGGAATGGATAGAAGATAATGATATCGACATTTCCACAATCCGCATGACAAGGTATCATGGTGATCAGTGGAATGATCTCCCAACTTATCAGGAAAGAGAAGAAGAAGGTTACATTTACTTCTACGCTGAAACCCCTGGATTCTCGATTTTTGAGGTTGTAGGAGATGAGATAAAAGAGGTTCCTGAACAGACACCTGTTTCAGCACCCGCAGTAGAAGATGAAACAGAACCTGCTGAAGATGAAACTCCCGATACTCCTGGTTTTACAGGCTTTATTTCTCTGGTGTTTGTATCTTTTGCAGTATATTTCCACCGAAGGTCTGAGTGA
- a CDS encoding aldo/keto reductase, with product MLYRKMPKNGDELSILGFGAMRLPVNEDGSIDKEKATKMVRTSIDNGVNYVDTAWPYHMGESETFLSEALADGYREKVKLATKLPQWMVKKPEDMDKFLNAQLEKLNTAHIDYYLVHSLVGSSWKTIRDLGVREFLDRAKADGRIINAGFSYHGAPEDLAQIVDAYDWDFCQIQYNFLDTNVQAGTAGLKYAASKGLGVVIMEPLRGGNLADPVPQEILDIWNEADVKRSPVEWALRWVWNHPEVTVVLSGMSAPEHVEENLKIAEDGLANSLTEKELQLVERAAEKYGELMKINCTACRYCMPCPEGVDIPACFDVYNNLHMFGGEDRLKMMYAAKLGGILRGAETNFASQCVQCGQCLDACPQHIPIPDMLEKVAEEFEGPGLEERIAFAKQLFADDSY from the coding sequence ATGTTATACAGAAAAATGCCAAAAAACGGTGATGAGCTTTCAATACTGGGTTTTGGCGCCATGCGTCTGCCAGTAAATGAAGATGGGAGCATCGATAAGGAAAAAGCCACAAAGATGGTGCGCACATCCATTGACAATGGTGTGAACTACGTTGACACCGCATGGCCTTATCACATGGGAGAAAGTGAGACTTTCCTCTCCGAAGCACTTGCAGACGGATACAGGGAAAAGGTAAAGCTTGCCACAAAATTACCTCAGTGGATGGTTAAAAAGCCAGAGGATATGGATAAGTTTCTCAACGCACAGCTTGAGAAACTCAACACCGCCCACATCGATTACTATCTTGTGCACAGTCTCGTAGGCAGTAGCTGGAAAACGATCAGGGATCTTGGCGTAAGAGAGTTCCTTGACAGAGCAAAAGCCGATGGTCGCATAATCAATGCAGGATTTTCATATCATGGTGCACCAGAAGACCTTGCGCAGATAGTCGATGCCTACGACTGGGATTTCTGTCAGATACAGTACAATTTCCTGGATACAAATGTTCAGGCAGGAACAGCAGGTCTGAAATATGCTGCCTCAAAAGGTCTTGGTGTTGTGATAATGGAACCTCTTCGTGGTGGAAATCTTGCCGACCCGGTTCCACAGGAAATCCTGGATATCTGGAACGAGGCTGATGTGAAACGCAGTCCGGTTGAGTGGGCTCTGAGATGGGTCTGGAACCATCCGGAAGTTACTGTTGTGCTTTCAGGTATGAGTGCACCGGAGCATGTTGAAGAGAATCTGAAGATCGCAGAGGATGGTCTTGCAAACTCATTGACCGAAAAAGAGCTTCAGCTTGTGGAAAGAGCCGCAGAGAAGTACGGTGAGCTAATGAAGATCAACTGTACTGCATGCAGATACTGTATGCCATGTCCTGAAGGAGTTGATATTCCAGCATGTTTTGATGTTTATAACAACTTGCACATGTTTGGCGGCGAGGACAGACTTAAGATGATGTACGCCGCAAAATTAGGCGGCATTCTCAGAGGTGCTGAGACAAACTTCGCTTCACAGTGTGTGCAGTGTGGTCAGTGTCTGGACGCATGTCCTCAGCATATTCCGATACCTGACATGCTGGAAAAGGTTGCAGAAGAATTTGAAGGTCCAGGTCTGGAAGAGAGGATCGCTTTTGCAAAGCAGTTATTTGCCGATGACAGTTATTGA